The Bifidobacterium eulemuris genome includes a window with the following:
- a CDS encoding Dps family protein, whose amino-acid sequence MTLAFVVPGLDEAASEKAIAILQNRLSQEQEAALVLKHAHWNVTGPNFIAVHEMLDPEVEAVLAQADETAERIATMGGTPDGRADAITRNRTWKAFDLDGRNSTEDYLKALIDYYDAFIADDRKAIAELDELDLVSSNIIQDHVQELEKFQWFMRSHLA is encoded by the coding sequence ATGACACTTGCATTCGTGGTTCCCGGGCTCGATGAGGCCGCTTCGGAAAAGGCCATCGCCATCCTGCAGAACAGGCTCAGCCAGGAGCAGGAGGCCGCGCTCGTCCTGAAGCACGCCCACTGGAACGTGACCGGACCGAACTTCATCGCCGTGCATGAGATGCTCGACCCCGAAGTGGAGGCCGTGCTGGCTCAGGCCGACGAGACCGCCGAGCGTATCGCCACGATGGGCGGCACGCCGGACGGCCGCGCCGATGCCATCACCCGCAACCGCACGTGGAAGGCCTTCGATCTCGACGGCCGCAATTCCACCGAGGATTATCTCAAGGCGCTGATCGACTACTACGACGCCTTCATCGCCGACGACCGCAAGGCCATCGCCGAGCTCGACGAGCTGGATCTCGTCTCCTCCAACATCATCCAGGACCACGTGCAGGAGCTTGAGAAGTTCCAGTGGTTCATGCGTTCGCACCTCGCGTAA